Genomic DNA from Turicibacter faecis:
AGTTATAATAGAGAAAAAGGAGGGATTGATTTGTATAAAATGAATGGCCGTGTGCGATTTAGTGAGGTAGGAGAAGATGGGCGGTTAACATTACCCCATTTGATTAATTATTTTCAAGATTGTAGTACATTTCATTTAGAGGATATCGGATTAGGGACAGACTACTTTGTCCAACAAAATCTAGCATTTTATATTTTATCGTGGCAAATTGAAATCAATCGCCTTCCTTATTTAGGTGAGGAAATTAAGGTAGGGACGTTGATTTATGGATGTAAAGGGATGTTTGGCTATCGAAATTACATCATGTATGACGTTGCGGGAAATATTTTAGCTTACGCTAATTTATGCGGATGCTTTATTGATGCATCGACGGGAAAATTTGTTAAATTATCAGAGGATGAGGTTGAAAAGTATCCGATTGAAGAAAAAATAGAGATGAATTATTTACCCCGTAAAATTAAAGTTCCTTCGAGTAATCAGGTGTTAGAACCCATTCGCGTGAGAAGGCATCAGATTGATGTGAATGCACATGTTAACAATAGTCAGTATGTTGCGATGGCCCTTGACTGTTTAGAAGGAACAGAAACGCTGACACAAATACGGGTTGAATATAAGCGAGCAGCTAAATTAGGAGATGTCATTATCCCAACCGTTACAAAGGAAGGCCAGTCGTATTATGTGACCCTATGTGATGATCAGATGCAACCGTATACGGTTATTACTTTCGGGGTTTAAAGAGGAGGAAGTCTTTTTTAAGCCTTCAGTTTTTGTTATAATCTGTCATTTATTTGAGACGGACGCATATACTTTACTAAAGACAGATAGGTATCGGGGATGATAAAATGACTATCGTTGATGAAGGTTTTATGAGCGATGAGGGAACCGAAAAACTGATTCAGGCGACCAATGAGATGCTAGATTATTGTGAGGCCTGTGAAAGTAAGGGAAATGAATTTATTAAAATTGCGAACTGTATTTTAAACCGAGAGGAGTATTATGATTTTTTATCGGTCTATAAAAAATTCGATAATAATTTTGGAATCTTAGAAAGTTTATCATCACAGGTGACATTTCCAACAACAATTTTACAGGCGGTTTCAATTACAGCGACGATTAAAGAAATTCAACGGAATATTGAAGATTTAGTTCAAATGATGGAGGTTGCTCATCTACGAATTGAAACGCAACAAATCAATGTTCATATGGCACGACTCATTGAACGACTCATTGAATTTATGGATTTTGATGCCATTGATTATGATGATTTAAGCAAGGCAATGGAGAGTACGTTTATGATTTTAAAGGTACTTGATGTGTTTGATGAGGAATACAAGGAGGCTTATTATCCAATGAATGTACTTCATATTATTCCTTTTCATACGAAGGCAGAAGCATATAGTTATGCGTTACAGCATGGAATTAGTCGTGATTTTATTTTAAATCGTCACGGGCACCTTTTATAAGGGGATTTAAAGAAAGCCCGTCTTTGTAACTGAATAAAAAAGGCTAGAACGAGGGGTTCTAGCCTTTTTTATTCCATTGTTTTAGACGGTCGAGTGTTTCAAGGGCATCCTGATATCCAAGATCATATAGTTTCTTTAGTTTTTCTTTATCCTTTTCAAAGCGACTAATTTTAACGGGGGAGTGAGGTGCAATAACGGTAGTTTGTCCGCGAGCCTCTAACTCTTTAATCAATGAGAGCGTGTCATTATACATTGCATGACGGTGATCGAGTGCCTTAATCATATTCGGATATTTTTTTAATACGTTCTTATAAATCGAGCGAAATCCTTCAGGTTTTTTGATATAGTCTCGGTCGCGGGTAAGGACGACAATCACATGGTCACATCCATCGGCCAAGGCTTGTTTAACAGGTATGGAATCAGAGGTTCCTCCATCTAAGTAATCGCGCCCCTGATATCGAACGACAGGGGAGAAGACAGGAATGGAGGAAGAGGCTTTGATGAGCGTGGAGTCGTAATTAAGATGTGATTTGTCAAAATAGACGCATTGACCGGTAAGCGCATCAGTTACCCCAAGTTTAAATTCACAGGGTGAAGAGAGAAAGGTTTCGTAATCGAAGGGGTCGAGTTGGTGAGGAATTTCATCAAAGATGAAATCCATTCCAAATAAAGACTTCGTTTGAATAAAATTTCTAAGACTAAGGTAGCGTTTGTCATGGAGATAATTCGTATTAATACGAAATCCGCGTCCACGTTGCATCGAAACGTAAGAAACGCCATGGCAGGCCCCTGCCGATACCCCAATCACGTAGTCAACGAGTAAGTGATGATCTAAAAAACAATCGAGGACCCCACACGTATACAGTCCACGCATGCCGCCACCTTCTAAAACTAGTCCAAGTTTCATCGTATGTCTCCTTTCAAATGCGTTGTATATCTTTTTACATTATGCCATATTTTGATAAATATGTAAGGGATTGATTCAAAGATCTTGCTTTTTTTATTAATAGGGGAGGGAGAAAGCGGGAATCCTCATTTTATTCGGTTCTTTTTTTGTTTTATAATGTAGAATCGTGTTAAAATAGGAGAGATCTATTCGTTGATAATGACTAGGAGGGTGAGACGATGCCAAGGTTTAAACGAGTCTATATTGAGATTACGAATCGGTGTAATTTAAAGTGTGATTTTTGTCCAAGTGCTACGCTCGGTCGTGGTGGGCGCATGATGAATGAAACAGACTTTATTCATATTTTAAAGGAAGTAAAGCCGTATACCGATTATTTATATTTTCATTTATTAGGGGAGCCCTTCTTAAATCCGAGGCTTGAGCGTTTTTTACAATTGAGTCATGAATCCGGCATGCAAGTCAATCTTACGACCAATGGTGTTCTTATTCAAAAGGTGGCCCCAATTTTGATAAAGTCCCCAGCTTTAAGACAAATAAACTTTTCTATTCATTCGTTTGAAGCGAATGAACAAACAGGGACGTTAAAGGATTATTTATTAAACATTGCCCGTTTTATTAAGGAGGCACAGTCTGAACGTCCTCTTTATTGTAATCTTCGATTATGGAATATGGATGCGGAAGAGTTAAAGGCTAAAAATACGTTGAATACTGATATTTTACGTTTGATTGAGGATGTTTTTGAGTTAGATTTTAGTTTAAGCGAGCGATTACAACAGACGCATCAGGTTAAGATTAAGGATCGCGTGTTTATTCATATGGCGGAAAAGTTTGCATGGCCGACGCTAAATCGTGAGGTGATTAGTGAGCGGTTATTTTGTTATGGCTTACGGGATCATTTGGCGATTCAGGCGGATGGGACGGTGGTTCCGTGTTGTTTAGATAGTGAGGGAAATATTCCGCTTGGAAATATTCATCAAACGCCGTTGCGTGAGATTTTAGCAAGTGAACGCGCGGTTAATCTATATGAGGGGTTC
This window encodes:
- a CDS encoding acyl-[acyl-carrier-protein] thioesterase produces the protein MNGRVRFSEVGEDGRLTLPHLINYFQDCSTFHLEDIGLGTDYFVQQNLAFYILSWQIEINRLPYLGEEIKVGTLIYGCKGMFGYRNYIMYDVAGNILAYANLCGCFIDASTGKFVKLSEDEVEKYPIEEKIEMNYLPRKIKVPSSNQVLEPIRVRRHQIDVNAHVNNSQYVAMALDCLEGTETLTQIRVEYKRAAKLGDVIIPTVTKEGQSYYVTLCDDQMQPYTVITFGV
- a CDS encoding patatin-like phospholipase family protein, yielding MKLGLVLEGGGMRGLYTCGVLDCFLDHHLLVDYVIGVSAGACHGVSYVSMQRGRGFRINTNYLHDKRYLSLRNFIQTKSLFGMDFIFDEIPHQLDPFDYETFLSSPCEFKLGVTDALTGQCVYFDKSHLNYDSTLIKASSSIPVFSPVVRYQGRDYLDGGTSDSIPVKQALADGCDHVIVVLTRDRDYIKKPEGFRSIYKNVLKKYPNMIKALDHRHAMYNDTLSLIKELEARGQTTVIAPHSPVKISRFEKDKEKLKKLYDLGYQDALETLDRLKQWNKKG
- a CDS encoding radical SAM/SPASM domain-containing protein, giving the protein MPRFKRVYIEITNRCNLKCDFCPSATLGRGGRMMNETDFIHILKEVKPYTDYLYFHLLGEPFLNPRLERFLQLSHESGMQVNLTTNGVLIQKVAPILIKSPALRQINFSIHSFEANEQTGTLKDYLLNIARFIKEAQSERPLYCNLRLWNMDAEELKAKNTLNTDILRLIEDVFELDFSLSERLQQTHQVKIKDRVFIHMAEKFAWPTLNREVISERLFCYGLRDHLAIQADGTVVPCCLDSEGNIPLGNIHQTPLREILASERAVNLYEGFSQRKAVEELCKRCGYAQRY